The following coding sequences lie in one Cucurbita pepo subsp. pepo cultivar mu-cu-16 chromosome LG13, ASM280686v2, whole genome shotgun sequence genomic window:
- the LOC111808235 gene encoding alkylated DNA repair protein alkB homolog 8-like isoform X1 — protein sequence MPQASYWASRVSKRFCRTSKIFGLSSVVSGSGHHCRLFSAMKEIKVKGGSNADPHLLNDEAHAPQLSCATQGCSASNVQCTPEIEKKYVHRVYDAIAPHFSSTRFAKWPKVASFLSSLPRGSLILDAGCGNGKYLGFNLNCFFIGCDISPQLIKICNERGHEVLVADAVNLPYRTGFGDAAISIAVLHHLSTENRRKKAIEELLRVVKKGGLVLITVWAVEQEDKSLLTKWMPLSEKYVEEWVGPGSPRVRSPSSLALESIPEMNENNSGTCLKDSKVNFTGSMPENIPLPSQSGNDFANCNDENLWKTQQEYFVPWHLPYHRAEVSGTSAGALASGLAKKDDKKAAVVYNRYYHVFSEGELERLVSGMDNAVVVDRFYDKSNWCIVLEKTM from the exons ATGCCTCAAGCCTCTTATTGGGCTTCAAGAGTGAGCAAACGCTTCTGTCGTACTAGCAAGATCTTTGGTTTATCATCTGTTGTAAGTGGTAGCGGACATCATTGTAGACTTTTCAGTGCTATGAAAGAGATTAAAGTGAAAGGTGGTAGTAATGCAGATCCTCATCTGTTGAACGATGAAGCACATGCACCGCAATTGTCTTGTGCAACCCAGGGATGTTCAGCATCAAATGTGCAGTGCACCCctgaaattgaaaagaagTATGTGCATCGTGTTTATGATGCAATCGCTCCCCATTTTAGTTCCACTCGATTTGCAAAGTGGCCAAAAGTTGCATCATTCTTATCCTCATTACCTCGAGGGTCTCTCATACTGGATGCTGGTTGTGGTAATGGAAAGTACTTGGGTTTTAATCTCAACTGCTTTTTTATTGGATGTGATATTAGTCCCCAACttatcaaaatttgtaacGAAAGAGGACATGAAGTTTTGGTAGCTGACGCTGTAAATCTTCCTTACAGAACTGGTTTTGGCGATGCAGCAATCTCTATAGCTGTATTACATCATCTGAGTACCGAGAACAGGAGGAAGAAAGCAATTGAAGAATTATTACGTGTTGTCAAAAAAGGTGGCCTAGTTTTAATAACAGTCTGGGCTGTTGAACAAGAGGACAAATCTTTATTGACGAAATGGATGCCACTTTCAGAGAAGTATGTTGAAGAGTGGGTTGGACCTGGCAGTCCCCGTGTTCGTAGTCCATCGTCTTTGGCACTTGAAAGCATTCctgaaatgaatgaaaataattcagGTACTTGTCTAAAGGATTCCAAGGTAAACTTTACTGGAAGCATGCCGGAAAATATACCTCTACCCTCTCAAAGTGGAAATGATTTTGCCAATTGCAATGATGAAAATTTATGGAAGACCCAACAAGAGTATTTTGTCCCATGGCACTTACCTTATCATCGTGCAGAAGTCAGTGGCACGTCTGCCGGTGCCCTTGCTAGTGGTTTGGCAAAGAAAGATGACAAGAAAGCTGCTGTTGTCTATAACAGATACTATCATGTTTTCAGCGAAGGCGAGCTTGAAAG GTTGGTTTCTGGTATGGACAATGCAGTAGTGGTGGATCGATTTTATGACAAATCAAACTGGTGTATAGTTCTTGAGAAGACGATGTGA
- the LOC111808235 gene encoding alkylated DNA repair protein alkB homolog 8-like isoform X2 → MPQASYWASRVSKRFCRTSKIFGLSSVVSGSGHHCRLFSAMKEIKVKGGSNADPHLLNDEAHAPQLSCATQGCSASNVQCTPEIEKKTGFGDAAISIAVLHHLSTENRRKKAIEELLRVVKKGGLVLITVWAVEQEDKSLLTKWMPLSEKYVEEWVGPGSPRVRSPSSLALESIPEMNENNSGTCLKDSKVNFTGSMPENIPLPSQSGNDFANCNDENLWKTQQEYFVPWHLPYHRAEVSGTSAGALASGLAKKDDKKAAVVYNRYYHVFSEGELERLVSGMDNAVVVDRFYDKSNWCIVLEKTM, encoded by the exons ATGCCTCAAGCCTCTTATTGGGCTTCAAGAGTGAGCAAACGCTTCTGTCGTACTAGCAAGATCTTTGGTTTATCATCTGTTGTAAGTGGTAGCGGACATCATTGTAGACTTTTCAGTGCTATGAAAGAGATTAAAGTGAAAGGTGGTAGTAATGCAGATCCTCATCTGTTGAACGATGAAGCACATGCACCGCAATTGTCTTGTGCAACCCAGGGATGTTCAGCATCAAATGTGCAGTGCACCCctgaaattgaaaagaa AACTGGTTTTGGCGATGCAGCAATCTCTATAGCTGTATTACATCATCTGAGTACCGAGAACAGGAGGAAGAAAGCAATTGAAGAATTATTACGTGTTGTCAAAAAAGGTGGCCTAGTTTTAATAACAGTCTGGGCTGTTGAACAAGAGGACAAATCTTTATTGACGAAATGGATGCCACTTTCAGAGAAGTATGTTGAAGAGTGGGTTGGACCTGGCAGTCCCCGTGTTCGTAGTCCATCGTCTTTGGCACTTGAAAGCATTCctgaaatgaatgaaaataattcagGTACTTGTCTAAAGGATTCCAAGGTAAACTTTACTGGAAGCATGCCGGAAAATATACCTCTACCCTCTCAAAGTGGAAATGATTTTGCCAATTGCAATGATGAAAATTTATGGAAGACCCAACAAGAGTATTTTGTCCCATGGCACTTACCTTATCATCGTGCAGAAGTCAGTGGCACGTCTGCCGGTGCCCTTGCTAGTGGTTTGGCAAAGAAAGATGACAAGAAAGCTGCTGTTGTCTATAACAGATACTATCATGTTTTCAGCGAAGGCGAGCTTGAAAG GTTGGTTTCTGGTATGGACAATGCAGTAGTGGTGGATCGATTTTATGACAAATCAAACTGGTGTATAGTTCTTGAGAAGACGATGTGA
- the LOC111808232 gene encoding uncharacterized protein LOC111808232, with protein sequence MATSPTAERDEEHGLSEQKDGGESTVEIEQSSSVSEDSPTQTKDKGLDEIEKDQNNDSYCETQDEIEKDNNDDSYCEAQDEIEKNKNNDSDCESQDEIEKNKKNDSDGEAQDEIEKDKNNDANCEAQDEIEKNKNNDSTCESQDEIEKNTNNDSNCGAQDEIESNKNNDSNCETQDEIVEREYVESEVHDEVEAELDFQSKSEVGKPDQIIRNDESNEKLDDEVKNAESESSSDDSDNDGEGLDSKAQIGTNQSGGEVLSEEKAPEPVFDGTEVPGIEVSGSLSNRSMDSDSEVVGVVDRALALKNFVKEKGVIAVSSVLRRFSGRREEGSPDIPNGESKPDSSSNKDEGKETPEKPVERSSWNPLNYIKISRDADAQIKTEQVEDFTGEPSFDLVIKGRIVLYTRLGCQDCKEARLFLFWKRLRYVEINIDVYPGRKLELEKIAGSSAVPRVFFNEILIGGLNELKELDESGKFDEKIEYLKNVPPSLEAPLPPLSGEDDVSSGGTVDEMAMIVRKMKESIVVKDRFCKMRRFTSCFLGSEAVDFLSEDQYLERDEAIEFGRRLASKLFFQHVQEENLFEDGSHLYRFLDDDPIVATQCHNVARGIIEVKPKPITDIASRLRFLSFAIFEAYVSEDGRHVDYRSVHGSEEFARYLRIVEELQRVHVQTLSREEKIAFFINLHNMMAIHAILVSGHPLGAIERRKLFGDFKYVIGGATYSLSAIHNGILRGNQRPPYNLMKPFGAKDKRSKVSLPYVEPLTHFALVIGTRSGPALRCYSPGNIDHELMQAARSFLRDGGLIVDVNNNVASVNMILKWFSTDFGKDEQEVLKHASNYLRAEDAQALLEMLAGSQLKVVYQAYDWGLNC encoded by the exons ATGGCAACCTCACCGACCGCTGAAAGGGATGAGGAACATGGCCTATCTGAACAGAAAGATGGAGGAGAGTCTACAGTGGAGATTGAACAGTCTTCGTCAGTTAGCGAAGATAGCCCCACACAAACAAAGGACAAGGGACTCGATGAAATAGAAAAGGATCAGAACAACGATTCATACTGTGAGACTCAAGATGAAATAGAAAAGGATAACAACGACGATTCATACTGTGAGGCTCAAGATGAAATCgaaaagaataagaacaatGATTCAGACTGTGAGTCTCAAgatgaaatagaaaagaataagaaaaacgATTCAGACGGTGAGGCTCAAGATGAAATAGAAAAGGATAAGAACAACGACGCAAACTGCGAGGCTCAAgatgaaatagaaaagaataagaacaaCGATTCAACCTGTGAATCTCAAgatgaaatagaaaagaatacGAACAATGATTCAAACTGTGGGGCTCAAGATGAAATAGAAAGCAATAAGAACAACGATTCAAACTGTGAGACTCAAGATGAAATAGTGGAGAGGGAGTACGTCGAAAGTGAAGTGCATGACGAGGTGGAAGCCGAACTGGATTTCCAGTCTAAATCTGAAGTTGGAAAGCCAGACCAGATTATTAGAAATGACGAGTCTAATGAAAAACTAGATGATGAGGTTAAGAATGCAGAATCTGAATCATCATCAGATGATTCAGACAATGATGGTGAAGGTTTAGATTCTAAGGCTCAAATTGGGACAAACCAATCAGGTGGAGAAGTTCTTAGTGAGGAGAAAGCTCCAGAGCCAGTGTTTGATGGGACTGAAGTTCCTGGGATTGAAGTTAGTGGGAGTTTGTCAAACCGTTCCATGGATAGTGATTCAGAGGTCGTAGGTGTTGTTGACCGGGCTTTGGCACTGAAAAACTTTGTTAAGGAAAAGGGAGTAATTGCAGTCTCTAGCGTTTTGCGTCGTTTTTcgggaagaagagaggaaggaAGTCCGGATATTCCAAATGGTGAGTCTAAGCCTGATTCTAGTTCCAATAAAGATGAAGGCAAGGAAACCCCTGAAAAACCTGTAGAAAGATCTTCTTGGAACCCCCTCAACTATATTAAGATATCCCGTGATGCTGATGCGCAAATCAAAACTGAGCAGGTGGAGGATTTTACTGGAGAACCATCATTCGATCTTGTTATAAAAGGCAGAATTGTACTGTACACGCGGTTAGGTTGTCAAGACTGCAAAGAGGCTCgactgtttttgttttggaagAGACTTAGATACGTGGAGATCAATATTGATGTTTATCCGGGTAGAAAGTTGGAGCTTGAGAAAATTGCAGGGTCTTCTGCCGTTCCAAGGGTGTTTTTTAATGAAATCCTTATTGGAGGCTTGAATGAACTAAAAGAGTTGGATGAGTCTGGCAAGTTCGACGAGAAAATTGAGTATCTGAAAAATGTACCACCATCCCTTGAAGCCCCTTTACCACCTCTCTCTGGTGAAGACGATGTCTCCAGTGGCGGGACTGTTGATGAAATGGCTATGATTGTtcggaaaatgaaagaatccATTGTTGTTAAGGACCGGTTCTGCAAAATGCGACGATTCACTAGCTGTTTTCTAGGCTCTGAAGCTGTTGATTTCTTGTCAGAGGATCAATATTTGGAAAGAGACGAG GCTATTGAATTTGGACGAAGGCTCGCAAGCAAACTTTTTTTCCAACATGTTCAGGA GGAGAATCTATTTGAAGATGGTAGCCACTTATACCGGTTCTTGGATGATGATCCCATTGTGGCAACTCAATGTCACAACGTTGCAAGAGGAATAATTGAGGTGAAGCCAAAGCCGATAACAG ATATTGCATCAAGACTGAGATTTTTATCCTTTgccatttttgaagcctatGTATCAGAGGATGGAAGGCATGTAGATTACAGAAGTGTTCATGGGAGTGAGGAATTTGCTAG GTATTTGAGAATTGTGGAAGAGCTCCAAAGAGTCCATGTGCAAACTTTGTCACGGGAAGAGAAGATCGCTTTCTTTATTAATCTGCACAATATGATGGCCATCCATGCTATATTGGTATCTGGACATCCTCTTGGAGCGATAGAAAGAAGGAAACTGTTCGGAGACTTCAAATATGTTATTGGAGGGGCCACCTACTCCCTTTCAGCTATTCATAATGGAATCTTGAGGGGCAATCAGAGACCACCTTACAATCTCATGAAACCATTCGGTGCCAAAGATAAACGTTCTAAA gtTTCTCTTCCGTATGTGGAGCCTTTAACTCATTTTGCACTAGTTATTGGTACCCGATCTGGGCCTGCTCTTCGATGCTATTCTCCAGGCAACATAGATCATGAGTTGATGCAAGCAGCACGAAGTTTCTTAAGAGACGGAGGACTTATCGTGGATGTGAATAACAATGTTGCATCAGTTAATATGATTCTTAAATG GTTTAGCACAGACTTTGGGAAGGACGAGCAAGAAGTTCTGAAGCATGCATCAAACTACTTGAGGGCAGAAGATGCTCAAGCACTGCTTGAAATGCTTGCTGGTTCCCAATTGAAGGTAGTATATCAAGCATACGATTGGGGTTTGAACTGTTAA